A region from the Sphingobacteriales bacterium genome encodes:
- the rplP gene encoding 50S ribosomal protein L16 produces MLQPKRVKFRRVHKMKMKGIAYKGSQLSFGSFGLKSLDEGWLTDRQIEAARIALTRHMKREGKVWINIFPDKPITKKPAEVRMGKGKGSLDHWVAVVKPGRILFEVEGVSRQIAEESLSLAAQKLPVLTKFIVRRDYDGN; encoded by the coding sequence ATGTTACAACCGAAGAGAGTAAAATTTAGAAGAGTACACAAAATGAAGATGAAAGGCATTGCGTACAAAGGTTCGCAATTGTCATTCGGTTCATTCGGTCTGAAATCCTTAGACGAAGGATGGTTGACCGACCGTCAGATTGAGGCAGCTCGTATTGCACTGACCAGACACATGAAACGGGAAGGTAAAGTTTGGATTAATATATTTCCGGATAAACCTATTACGAAAAAACCGGCTGAAGTTCGTATGGGTAAAGGTAAAGGTTCCTTAGACCACTGGGTGGCGGTAGTTAAACCGGGAAGAATCCTGTTCGAAGTGGAAGGCGTATCCAGACAGATTGCAGAAGAGTCTTTAAGTCTGGCAGCTCAGAAATTACCGGTATTGACCAAATTTATTGTTAGACGAGATTACGACGGTAACTAA